From a single Serratia surfactantfaciens genomic region:
- a CDS encoding AbrB/MazE/SpoVT family DNA-binding domain-containing protein: protein MKVSIKKWGNSAGMLVPSALMNELELQVGQEMDMQVIDGALVIKPVKKRYSLQQLLDGCDGEAPAAADDSWEHMPPAGKEVW from the coding sequence ATGAAAGTCTCTATCAAAAAATGGGGCAACAGCGCGGGAATGCTGGTGCCCTCAGCGCTAATGAACGAGCTGGAACTACAGGTAGGTCAGGAAATGGACATGCAGGTTATCGATGGAGCGTTGGTCATTAAGCCGGTTAAGAAACGCTATTCACTGCAGCAATTGCTCGATGGCTGCGACGGTGAAGCGCCGGCCGCCGCAGACGACAGCTGGGAACACATGCCGCCGGCGGGGAAAGAAGTATGGTGA
- a CDS encoding type II toxin-antitoxin system ChpB family toxin, protein MVKRPVFQRGDLIRVSLNPVVGREQQGDFRPALVLSPREFNALGMVLVAPISQGANFARTAGFTVSLSGSGTATQGVILINQVRMMDLAGRSAQFVEHAPGEVIADALARLQAIID, encoded by the coding sequence ATGGTGAAGCGCCCCGTTTTTCAGCGCGGAGATCTTATCCGGGTCAGCCTGAATCCCGTGGTTGGCCGTGAGCAACAAGGCGACTTTCGTCCGGCACTGGTGCTGTCTCCCCGCGAGTTCAATGCGCTGGGCATGGTATTGGTCGCCCCCATTTCCCAAGGGGCGAATTTTGCCCGTACAGCGGGTTTCACCGTCAGCCTGAGCGGCAGTGGCACCGCAACGCAGGGCGTCATCTTGATCAATCAGGTTCGCATGATGGATCTGGCCGGGCGCAGCGCGCAATTCGTCGAGCATGCCCCCGGCGAAGTCATCGCCGATGCACTGGCGCGGCTTCAGGCGATCATCGACTAA
- the nirD gene encoding nitrite reductase small subunit NirD: MSQWITVCPVADILPGTGVCALIGDRQVAVFRPYADEQVFAISNIDPFAQASVLSRGLIAEHQGELWVASPLKKQHFRLYDGHCLEDDSRSVASFASRVVDGIVQVAA; the protein is encoded by the coding sequence ATGAGCCAGTGGATTACCGTTTGTCCCGTCGCCGACATCCTGCCAGGCACCGGCGTGTGCGCCCTGATCGGCGATCGGCAGGTGGCGGTGTTCCGCCCCTATGCCGACGAACAGGTGTTCGCCATCAGCAATATCGACCCGTTCGCCCAGGCCAGCGTGCTGTCGCGCGGGCTGATCGCCGAACATCAAGGCGAGTTGTGGGTCGCCAGCCCGCTGAAGAAGCAGCATTTCCGCCTGTACGACGGCCACTGCCTGGAAGATGACAGCCGTTCCGTCGCCAGCTTCGCCAGCCGGGTGGTCGACGGCATCGTGCAAGTCGCGGCATAA
- the nirB gene encoding nitrite reductase large subunit NirB, which produces MSRVKLAVVGNGMVGHRFIEDLLDKADKDQFEITVFCEEPRIAYDRVHLSSYFSHHTAEELSLVREGFYEKHGVKVLIGERAITINRDEKVIHSNTGRTVYYDKLIMATGSYPWIPPIKGSDSQDCFVYRTIEDLNAIEACARRSKRGAVVGGGLLGLEAAGALKSLGVETHVIEFAPVLMAEQLDPMGGDQLRRKIERMGVKVHTGKNTQEIVNGGGTARKTLHFADGSLLEVDFIVFSTGIRAQDKLARQCGLEIGRRGGIAINDSCQTSDPNVYAIGECAAWRDRTFGLVAPGYKMAQVAADHLLGRENSFQGADMSAKLKLLGVDVGGIGDAHGRTEGARSYVYLDENKEVYKRLIVSADSKTLLGAVLVGDTSDYGNLLQLALNGIELPENPDGLILPAHAGSKPAIGVDSLPESAQICSCFDVSKGDIIQAVNKGCHTVAALKAETKAGTGCGGCIPLLTQVLNAELSKQGIEVNHHLCEHFAYSRQELFHLIRVEGIKSFEALLAKYGKGYGCEVCKPTVGSLLASCWNEYVLKPQHTPLQDTNDNFLGNIQKDGTYSVIPRSAGGEITPDGLLAIGQIAKEYNLYTKMTGSQRIGMFGAQKDDLPAIWSKLLAAGFETGHAYAKALRMAKTCVGSTWCRYGVGDSVGFGVTLEHRYKGIRTPHKMKFGVSGCTRECAEAQGKDVGIIATENGWNLYVCGNGGMKPRHADLLAADLDRETLVRYLDRFMMFYIRTADKLQRTSVWLESLEGGIDYLRKVIVDDKLGINDQLEAEIARLRDAVICEWKETVEHPETQLRFAHFINSPLRDPNVQVVAERDQHRPARPDERIPVTLIDTEESHA; this is translated from the coding sequence ATGAGCAGAGTCAAACTTGCCGTCGTCGGCAATGGCATGGTCGGCCACCGGTTCATCGAAGATCTGTTGGATAAAGCAGACAAAGACCAGTTCGAAATCACCGTATTTTGCGAAGAGCCGCGCATCGCTTACGATCGCGTGCATCTCTCTTCCTACTTCTCGCACCACACCGCCGAAGAGCTGTCGCTGGTGCGCGAAGGCTTTTACGAAAAACACGGCGTGAAGGTGCTGATCGGCGAGCGCGCCATCACCATCAATCGCGACGAGAAGGTCATCCACTCCAACACCGGCCGCACCGTCTATTACGACAAGCTGATCATGGCCACCGGCTCTTACCCGTGGATCCCGCCGATTAAAGGCTCGGATAGCCAGGACTGCTTCGTTTACCGCACCATCGAAGACCTGAATGCCATCGAAGCCTGCGCGCGCCGCAGCAAACGCGGCGCGGTGGTCGGCGGCGGGCTGCTGGGGCTGGAGGCCGCCGGCGCGCTGAAAAGCCTGGGGGTGGAAACGCACGTGATCGAGTTCGCTCCGGTGCTGATGGCCGAACAGCTCGACCCGATGGGCGGCGACCAGCTGCGCCGCAAGATCGAACGCATGGGCGTCAAGGTGCACACCGGCAAGAATACCCAGGAGATCGTCAACGGCGGCGGCACGGCGCGTAAAACCCTGCATTTCGCCGACGGCAGCCTGCTGGAAGTGGATTTCATCGTGTTCTCCACCGGCATCCGCGCCCAGGACAAGCTGGCGCGCCAGTGCGGGCTGGAGATCGGCCGCCGCGGCGGCATCGCCATCAACGACAGCTGCCAGACGTCGGATCCGAACGTCTACGCCATCGGTGAGTGCGCCGCCTGGCGCGATCGCACCTTCGGCCTGGTGGCGCCGGGTTACAAAATGGCGCAAGTGGCCGCCGATCACCTGCTGGGCCGCGAAAACAGCTTCCAGGGCGCCGACATGAGCGCCAAGCTGAAGCTGCTGGGCGTGGACGTCGGCGGCATCGGCGATGCCCATGGCCGCACCGAAGGCGCCCGCAGCTACGTCTATCTGGATGAAAACAAAGAAGTCTACAAACGCCTCATCGTCAGCGCCGACAGCAAAACCCTGCTCGGCGCGGTGCTGGTGGGCGACACCAGCGACTACGGCAACCTGCTGCAGCTAGCGCTGAACGGCATCGAACTGCCGGAGAACCCGGACGGCCTGATCCTGCCGGCTCATGCGGGCAGCAAACCGGCCATCGGCGTGGATTCGCTGCCGGAAAGCGCGCAGATCTGCTCCTGCTTCGACGTCAGCAAAGGCGACATCATTCAGGCGGTCAACAAAGGTTGCCACACCGTGGCGGCGCTGAAAGCCGAAACCAAGGCCGGCACCGGCTGCGGCGGCTGCATCCCGCTGCTCACCCAGGTGCTGAACGCCGAGCTGAGCAAGCAAGGCATCGAGGTCAACCACCACCTGTGCGAACACTTCGCCTATTCACGCCAGGAGCTGTTCCACCTGATCCGCGTCGAAGGCATCAAATCGTTCGAGGCGTTGCTGGCCAAATACGGCAAAGGCTACGGCTGCGAAGTCTGTAAGCCGACCGTCGGCTCGCTGTTAGCCTCGTGCTGGAACGAATACGTTCTCAAGCCGCAGCATACGCCGCTGCAGGATACCAACGACAACTTCCTCGGCAATATCCAGAAAGACGGCACCTATTCGGTAATCCCGCGCTCCGCCGGCGGCGAAATCACCCCGGACGGCCTGCTGGCCATCGGCCAAATCGCCAAGGAGTACAACCTCTACACCAAAATGACCGGCTCGCAGCGCATCGGCATGTTCGGCGCGCAGAAAGACGACCTGCCTGCCATCTGGAGCAAGCTGCTCGCCGCCGGCTTTGAAACCGGCCACGCATACGCCAAGGCGCTGCGCATGGCGAAAACCTGCGTCGGCAGCACCTGGTGCCGCTACGGCGTCGGCGACAGCGTCGGCTTCGGCGTCACGCTGGAGCACCGTTACAAAGGCATCCGCACCCCGCATAAAATGAAGTTCGGCGTCTCGGGCTGCACCCGTGAATGCGCCGAAGCGCAGGGCAAGGACGTCGGCATCATCGCCACCGAGAACGGCTGGAACCTGTATGTCTGCGGCAACGGTGGCATGAAACCGCGCCACGCCGACCTGCTGGCTGCCGACCTCGATCGCGAGACCCTGGTGCGTTACCTCGACCGCTTCATGATGTTCTATATCCGCACCGCCGATAAGCTGCAGCGCACCTCGGTGTGGCTGGAAAGCCTGGAAGGCGGCATCGATTACCTGCGCAAGGTGATCGTCGACGACAAGCTCGGCATCAACGATCAATTGGAAGCGGAGATCGCCCGCCTGCGCGACGCAGTGATCTGCGAGTGGAAAGAGACCGTCGAGCATCCGGAAACGCAGCTACGCTTCGCCCACTTCATCAACAGCCCGCTGCGCGATCCGAACGTGCAGGTGGTGGCCGAACGCGACCAGCACCGCCCGGCGCGCCCGGACGAGCGTATTCCCGTCACCCTGATCGATACCGAGGAGAGCCACGCATGA
- a CDS encoding cytosine deaminase, whose product MKFIDNLRLSGHEGLWQLAIEQGRIAHLVPQPEGQEWRSDVLDAQGGLALPAFVEPHIHLDTTQTAGQPAWNQSGTLFEGIERWAERKALLTHEDVKQRAWQTLKWQIANGVQYVRTHVDVSDPTLTALRAMLEVKREVAPWVTLQIVAFPQEGILSYPNGEALLEEALRLGADVVGAIPHFEFTREYGVESLHKAFALAQKYDRLVDVHCDEIDDEQSRFVETVAALALKLEMGAKVTASHTTAMHSYNGAYASRLFRLLKMSGINFVANPLVNIHLQGRFDSYPKRRGVTRVKEMLEAEINVCFGHDDVFDPWYPLGTANMLQVLHMGLHVCQLMGYGQIDDGLKLITSHSARTLNLSDYGLAAGNSANLVILPAESGFDAVRRQTPVRYSIRQGAVIAETRPAETTLHLQQDETVDFRR is encoded by the coding sequence TTGAAGTTTATCGACAACCTGCGTTTAAGCGGGCATGAAGGATTGTGGCAACTGGCGATTGAGCAGGGGCGCATTGCGCATCTGGTGCCGCAGCCGGAAGGGCAGGAGTGGCGCAGCGACGTGCTGGATGCGCAGGGCGGGCTGGCGCTGCCGGCGTTCGTCGAACCGCATATTCACCTGGATACCACGCAAACCGCCGGCCAGCCGGCCTGGAACCAGTCCGGCACGCTGTTCGAAGGCATCGAGCGCTGGGCCGAACGCAAAGCGCTGTTGACCCATGAAGACGTCAAGCAGCGCGCCTGGCAAACCCTCAAGTGGCAGATTGCCAACGGCGTGCAGTATGTGCGCACCCACGTCGACGTCTCCGATCCCACGCTGACCGCGCTGCGCGCCATGCTGGAGGTGAAACGGGAGGTGGCGCCCTGGGTGACGCTGCAGATCGTCGCCTTCCCGCAGGAGGGGATCCTCTCTTATCCCAACGGCGAAGCGCTGCTGGAAGAAGCGCTGCGGTTGGGGGCCGACGTGGTGGGCGCCATTCCACATTTCGAATTCACCCGCGAGTACGGCGTGGAGTCGCTGCACAAGGCGTTCGCGCTGGCGCAAAAATACGATCGGCTGGTGGACGTGCACTGCGATGAGATCGACGACGAGCAATCGCGCTTCGTCGAGACCGTGGCGGCGCTGGCGCTGAAGCTGGAGATGGGGGCGAAAGTCACCGCCAGCCACACCACGGCGATGCACTCTTACAACGGCGCTTACGCCTCGCGGCTATTCCGCCTGCTGAAAATGTCAGGCATCAACTTCGTCGCCAACCCGCTGGTGAATATTCATCTGCAGGGGCGTTTCGACAGCTACCCGAAACGGCGCGGCGTGACGCGGGTGAAGGAGATGCTGGAGGCGGAGATCAACGTCTGCTTTGGCCACGACGACGTGTTCGATCCCTGGTACCCGCTCGGCACTGCCAACATGCTGCAGGTGCTGCATATGGGGCTGCACGTGTGTCAGCTGATGGGTTATGGCCAGATCGACGACGGGTTGAAGCTGATCACCAGCCACAGTGCGCGCACCCTTAACCTGAGCGACTACGGTCTGGCGGCCGGCAACAGCGCCAACCTGGTGATCCTGCCGGCGGAAAGCGGCTTCGATGCGGTGCGCCGCCAGACGCCGGTGCGTTATTCGATCCGCCAGGGGGCGGTGATCGCCGAGACGCGGCCGGCGGAAACTACGCTGCATCTGCAGCAGGATGAGACGGTGGATTTTCGGCGTTAG